TCCTCCACGACTCTCCCGAAGACCTCGATCCCTCGGTAGTACGCGGCGCTTCCTATCTGAACGGCCTTGGCACCCGCCATGAGGTATTCGAGGGCATCCTTTCCCGTGAGAATCCCGCCGACGCCTATGATAGGGACATCGACGCTCTCATAGAGCTCGTAGACGCATCTCACGCCAATGGGCTTTATGGCGGGCCCGCTAAGACCTCCGATTCTGTTCGACAGGACCGGTCTGCCAGTTTCTGGACAGATGGCCATCGCCTTCACAGTGTTGATCGCGACTATGCCATCCCCGCGCGAGTTCGCCACCGCCAGGGCGGCATCCACGATGTCCGTGACGTTCGGAGTGATTTTGGCGAAGACCGGTATATGGACGGACTTCTTCACCGCGGAGACCACGGATCCCACGATCTCAGGATCCTTTCCCAGCTCTGCCCCTACATTGCGGGCATGTGGACAGCTGAGGTTGAGCTCTATCGCCGACGCTCCCGCCTCCTCCATGAGACTGGCGATCTCGCTCATCTCCCCCTCGCTCTTTCCGAAAACGCTCCCGATCACGGGCACTTCCGCCTGTGCCGCCACCTTGAGCTCGTCCACATAGGCCGCGATGCCAGGGTTTGCAAGCCCCACGGCGTTGATAATCCCCGCCTCCAGTTCCACCACGGTCGGATTGGGATACCCCTCCCTTGGCTCTGCGCCTATCGATTTGGTGACGACGGCACCGGCTCCCGCCTCGGCGACCCGGACGAGTGAGCTCCCCGTTTCCCCAAGAATGCCAGAAGCGAGCATGACCGGATTCCTCAGTCTCAGGCCCGCGATTTCCACGCTCAGGTCGGCCATTGCACGGGCATAACTCCTATCAGCGTTAAAAGGCTTTTCCGAGTGCGCTCAGCCCAACTCTCTGGCCCACGAATGGTATGACCGTGTGGTGAATGGTACATAATCGGGTGATTTTCCGGCAACGCTTATATATCCAGTAGGTCAATTGCAGCTAAAGGCCCCAGTGGACCGTCTAGAGTCTAACTTGCAGGATTGCGGTTTTTCTTTGGAAGGGGGGAAGGGGTACGAAACGACGCAGAGGAGTGGGTTAGTTTGACGAAATGGACTGCTATTCTACAGCAGACAAGGAGAGCCAGGTCTATATCGATTGTTGTTGTCCTTATTCTTGGCACTCTGGTAATGGCTGCACAGCAACAAGAGGAAGGGCAAGGGGAATCACCACCGAATTGGAACGTAGCCGATTGGGTGAACTACACCTTTGATGGAGAGAGGATCCGTGATTGGGAGGACAAACCCTACGAGACAGATCCCACACATGGTCCCGCTGATGTCAACCCAGACGCGGTGGATATCGCATCTGGTGTCGACGCCACGGGCGGTGGTCCCGAGAACAATCCAGGTGAGTACACGTCTGTCCAGTACTACTACTATGATGAGTATGGTGACAGCGACGGCTTCACAAACATCGACGACGACTGGATGTTTCTCAGGATGCGGGTCGCGGGTGATCCCACGCACGGTGGGAAATACGCCTACAAGGCCTACCATTGGGACATCCTCTTCGAGTTCGACTATGACGAGTGGAAGGAGCTTGTCGTCGACCTCAACGGGGGCAACGGACACTATAAGTTCGGCACAGTAGGAACCTATTACAACAATTCGGACACGCATAGATACGATCCGGATAACGACTGGATCTGGAGAGAGGAGGCCAGTGGGAACTCGAATCATTACACACGGGTCACGGACATCGATTATGGCACCGGAGATCCTGATGATAATCAATGGTGGATTGAGTACATGATACCCGTCACAGCCTTCGAGTCCGGCGATGGAGACCCGCTCATGGGGAAAGATACGTACTTCCTCCTGTTCTTCAGCACCTCTGCGTCGCTGACGAATCCTCTGCAGAAGGACTGGATGGGAGAGTTCGTGTTCGGGGAGCCGGCAAACCTTACGGTTGCGAAGGTCGCTCAGGAGGAGATAGTCTCCCCGGGTGACACTATTCACTATACTATGTATTACAACAACACGGGAGACTTCCTATCGAAGTACGTCTGGGTGAACGACACCATTCCCGCGGGAACGACGTACGAGAGCGCCTACCCTGCTCCGGACTCAATCGATGGGAGCGTCATCAGGTGGTACTTCGAGGACGTTCTTCCCGGAAACCACACCATCCTTCTGAACGTGACGGTCGGTCCTGACATAGGTGACGGCACGATCCTCACGAACTATGTCTATCTCAACTTCACGGACTCGACCGGCGGATACGTGGGCGAGGTCTGGGACAGCGTGGATGTCCTCGTAACGGGACCCACAATGGAGTTCTCAAAGGCCGCCAACGTTGAGTATGCGGATCCTGGTGACACAATAACCTACACGCTCACATATTCGAACGTCGGGGCGGGGACGGCCACGGATGTCACGATCGTCGACATGATCCCGTCAGAGACCACATTCGTGGACTCAACTCCGATGTACGATGAAGTGGACGGAGACACATACACGTGGTATATCGGGACCGGGTCAGGGTACACGACTGGATATGTCTACATCGATGTCACAGTGGACGCCTACACCGAGAACGGAACGCTCCTCGTCAACTATGCTACCATGGACTTCGATGACGTGAACGGCAATCCGCAGGACCAGCTGGATGACTATGCCAACGTAACCGTGACCGCTCCACTTATGACTGTATCGAAGGTCGCCGATGTGGAATATGCTGACCCAGGCGACACGATCGTCTACACGATAACGTATGAGAACACACTGACTGGTACTGCTACGGATGTCGTCGTCGAGGACGTCATACCGAGCTACACCACGCTTGTTGAGACCAATCCGATGTACGACGACTTCGATGGTTCAACGATTACCTGGCTACTCGGAGAAGTCCCTGGAGGCTCAGGCGGAACGATCACTGTAACGGTGACTGTCGACGCCTTCACGCCAGATGAGACAGTTCTTACCAACCTTGTGATGCTCAACTACGATGACGCGAATGGTAACCCCTATCCGATGGAGAGCGACACGGCAACGGTTGTCGTGACCGCACCGATTATGTCGTTCTCGAAGGAAACCGATGCCGATTACGCGGATCCGGGGGACACAATCACGTATTGGCTCAACTACTCGAACGATGGAACGGGACTT
The sequence above is a segment of the Candidatus Thermoplasmatota archaeon genome. Coding sequences within it:
- a CDS encoding dihydroorotate dehydrogenase, producing the protein MADLSVEIAGLRLRNPVMLASGILGETGSSLVRVAEAGAGAVVTKSIGAEPREGYPNPTVVELEAGIINAVGLANPGIAAYVDELKVAAQAEVPVIGSVFGKSEGEMSEIASLMEEAGASAIELNLSCPHARNVGAELGKDPEIVGSVVSAVKKSVHIPVFAKITPNVTDIVDAALAVANSRGDGIVAINTVKAMAICPETGRPVLSNRIGGLSGPAIKPIGVRCVYELYESVDVPIIGVGGILTGKDALEYLMAGAKAVQIGSAAYYRGIEVFGRVVEEIGEFLDEYGYESVGDVVGIAHDEN